One genomic segment of Ictidomys tridecemlineatus isolate mIctTri1 chromosome Y, mIctTri1.hap1, whole genome shotgun sequence includes these proteins:
- the Crlf2 gene encoding cytokine receptor-like factor 2 has product MRQQLRPWAAATVLLLGDLVASGDAAGDAAGAAGLKGDPVVAQGPVVKPLEFQIPGAGGLQARGAPGSPAARLGWTLALISNGPDPPLQGRRCKKKQNKTKKRSWLRLRPHRTTRLPLLHVFRSLLDLGWESASVASFCPFPGEDLQLHITCFNFETVQVTWNTTGHPGTNLSFFYTFSRGAGLRPCTNYTLWQGHTTGCLLAARDDILHFSIRNGSRLLLSRSQWVSDYLKPASPKDVHLRWLQDGVLVTCSDLRYGGLLYEVQYRSRFDAEWESREATTCNVTVGGLDTHKCYSFRTRVKTTEDQYGPHASPSDWSEVKHWRRAELRDSCEEEPGPRRPRFSKFILICSSVTLLTLCLLLLSLWKLQRVKKLLVPSVPDPKGKFPGLFEQHQGNFQAWITDTQNVVPLAKAGGLEPETPPEEALVIHLLRTEPQGPASSGPACLQTGEGEAPGGSPQLPPQAPQGGDRVFLGDFAFVMSDNSYMML; this is encoded by the exons ATGAGGCAGCAGCTCCGGCCCTGGGCCGCGGCCACCGTCCTGCTGCTGGGAGACCTGGTGGCCTCGGGGGACGCAGCAGGGGACGCAGCAGGAGCCGCGG GTCTGAAGGGGGACCCGGTGGTCGCCCAGGGCCCAGTCGTGAAGCCCCTGGAATTCCAGATCCCCGGGGCGGGCGGGCTTCAGGCCCGGGGCGCTCCAGGTTCCCCAGCTGCCCGTCTCGGATGGACATTGGCGCTCATCTCTAACGGCCCAGACCCCCCTCTCCAGGGCCGTCGG tgtaaaaaaaaacaaaacaaaacaaaaaaaagatctTGGCTGCGCCTGCGTCCTCATAGGACAACAAGGCTGCCATTGCTCCATGTATTCCGAAGTCTTTTGGACCTGGGCTGGGAAAGTGCTTCAGTGGCCTCTTTCTGTCCCTTCCCAGGGGAAGACCTGCAGCTGCACATCACCTGCTTCAACTTCGAAACGGTGCAGGTCACTTGGAACACGACTGGACACCCGGGGACCAACCTGAGCTTCTTCTACAC GTTCTCGCGGGGCGCGGGCCTCCGCCCCTGCACCAACTACACGCTTTGGCAAGGCCACACGACCGGGTGCCTGCTGGCCGCCCGCGACGACATCCTCCACTTCTCCATCCGCAACGGGAGCCGCCTCCTCCTCTCCCGGAGCCAGTGGGTGAGCGACTACC TGAAGCCCGCCTCCCCCAAGGACGTCCACCTCCGGTGGCTGCAGGACGGCGTCCTGGTGACCTGCTCCGACCTGCGCTACGGGGGCCTCCTCTACGAGGTCCAGTACAGGAGCCGCTTCGACGCCGAGTGGGAG TCCAGGGAAGCGACGACGTGCAACGTGACCGTCGGAGGGTTGGACACCCACAAGTGCTACAGCTTCCGGACCCGGGTGAAAACCACCGAGGACCAGTACGGCCCCCACGCCAGCCCCAGCGACTGGTCCGAGGTGAAGCACTGGCGGAGGGCGGAGCTCAGAG ACTCCTGCGAGGAGGAGCCCGGTCCTCGCCGCCCGCGGTTCTCCAAGTTCATCCTCATCTGCAGCTCGGTCACCCTCCTGACCCTGTGTCTCCTGCTGCTGTCCCTGTGGAAGCTGCAGAG AGTGAAGAAGCTGCTGGTGCCCAGCGTCCCGGACCCGAAGGGCAAGTTCCCCGGCCTCTTCGAGCAGCACCAAGGGAACTTCCAG GCGTGGATCACAGACACCCAGAATGTGGTCCCGCTGGCCAAGGCGGGAGGCCTGGAGCCGGAGACCCCCCCGGAGGAGGCCCTGGTCATCCACCTGCTGAGGACGGAGCCCCAGGGGCCTGCCAGCTCAGGACCTGCGTGCCTGCAGACGGGGGAGGGAGAAGCCCCGGGGGGGTCcccccagctccctccccaggccccccaaGGGGGAGACAGGGTGTTTCTGGGAGACTTCGCCTTTGTGATGAGTGACAACTCCTACATGATGCTGTGA